A single genomic interval of Fervidobacterium thailandense harbors:
- a CDS encoding glycoside hydrolase family 13 has protein sequence MTNAMRLAFAVLLVFSVLAFSAVEYRDGKVIFTFKTDVKANVVYLAGTFNNWNPTAWPMKLVDGVWRYEIELKPGRYEYKYVIDGKNWKEDPEAPAFVDDGYGGKNGAFVLTPEGKILPPDGASKQAGVSTGKSYELNPKRMDTIFVDPDGYVIIRFYAKDAKYIFIAGTFNNWNDKATEVYFIEDGWWEAILELQPGIYEYKFVVDGKWITDPNAFAFVDDGFGGKNGVFEVYREGGKLKVGAPRVAITPAEKLEEVKVQGIKPGLSIVDGKVFFAVKNDRAQEAYLAGTFNSWNPTALKMKLVDGYWTASLQLSPGTYEYKYVFIIGGNQVWQEDPNAPSYKPDGYGGKNGVFKLVSKDGQLIIEGIEEQAGGLPVKGKYEFDYTFKLDQSKYLVGSSTMGKLTLRFEPVKDSFVELTYAGASISKATLKFDLGNFTLGMHYRTPWSLPVGGSSTGLVVGYKIGSIQFFGGLGHESTGLPWAFGVGYKPVEVYVGHRYFDEDNYSIVAYVELDKPIKLSFTGLYNFNNTYYLEAAFETEQFGVNAYFDGITIGLGGFLDLSGKILEIATEYDLYYGDFLISGSYELTEDLVLDAGFEISSSYGLSIGLTKFFEKASVRVGLEMGDILNPFQDSYLKISGKVSF, from the coding sequence ATGACTAACGCTATGAGATTGGCTTTCGCTGTTTTGTTAGTGTTTTCAGTGTTGGCCTTCTCCGCTGTGGAGTACAGGGATGGTAAGGTGATTTTCACTTTCAAAACCGACGTGAAAGCGAACGTTGTGTACCTGGCTGGTACTTTCAACAACTGGAATCCGACAGCTTGGCCCATGAAACTCGTTGATGGAGTGTGGAGATACGAAATTGAACTCAAACCGGGAAGGTACGAATACAAGTACGTGATAGACGGTAAAAATTGGAAAGAAGACCCCGAAGCTCCGGCGTTCGTCGACGATGGTTACGGCGGAAAGAACGGCGCTTTTGTGCTTACCCCTGAGGGCAAAATCCTCCCACCTGATGGTGCATCAAAACAAGCCGGTGTGTCAACTGGCAAGAGTTACGAACTGAATCCTAAGAGGATGGATACGATATTCGTAGATCCAGATGGTTATGTAATAATTCGCTTCTATGCTAAAGATGCCAAGTACATTTTTATTGCCGGAACATTCAACAATTGGAACGACAAAGCCACGGAGGTTTACTTCATAGAAGACGGTTGGTGGGAAGCGATTCTCGAGCTCCAACCCGGGATATATGAGTACAAATTCGTAGTTGATGGGAAATGGATAACTGATCCAAATGCGTTTGCATTTGTCGATGACGGTTTCGGTGGAAAGAACGGAGTTTTTGAAGTCTACAGGGAAGGCGGAAAACTAAAGGTTGGAGCACCGAGAGTGGCCATCACACCAGCGGAAAAACTGGAGGAGGTTAAGGTCCAGGGTATAAAGCCAGGTTTGAGTATAGTCGATGGAAAGGTATTCTTTGCAGTTAAAAACGATAGAGCGCAGGAGGCTTATCTTGCCGGTACGTTCAATAGTTGGAATCCAACCGCGTTAAAGATGAAACTTGTTGACGGATACTGGACAGCTTCGCTCCAGCTTTCACCGGGTACGTATGAGTACAAGTACGTGTTCATAATCGGTGGTAACCAAGTATGGCAAGAGGATCCCAACGCTCCGAGCTACAAGCCAGACGGTTACGGTGGCAAGAACGGAGTCTTCAAGCTGGTAAGCAAAGACGGACAGCTTATCATTGAAGGAATCGAAGAACAGGCAGGAGGTCTGCCGGTAAAAGGAAAATACGAATTCGATTACACGTTTAAGCTGGATCAAAGTAAATACCTGGTTGGAAGCTCGACGATGGGTAAACTAACATTGCGCTTCGAACCGGTAAAAGACAGTTTCGTTGAGCTAACGTACGCTGGTGCGAGTATTTCAAAAGCGACTTTGAAATTCGACCTCGGCAACTTTACGTTGGGTATGCACTACAGGACTCCTTGGTCACTTCCGGTTGGAGGAAGTTCAACAGGACTCGTGGTTGGCTACAAAATTGGAAGCATCCAATTCTTCGGTGGGCTGGGTCACGAGTCAACGGGGTTACCATGGGCATTTGGCGTTGGTTATAAGCCTGTAGAGGTTTACGTGGGTCACAGGTACTTTGACGAAGACAACTACTCTATAGTGGCTTATGTTGAACTTGACAAGCCCATAAAACTGAGCTTTACAGGACTCTACAATTTTAACAACACGTACTATCTTGAAGCGGCGTTTGAAACTGAGCAATTTGGTGTGAATGCGTACTTTGATGGCATAACGATAGGTTTAGGTGGATTTCTCGACCTCTCGGGAAAAATCCTTGAAATTGCTACTGAATACGATTTGTACTATGGAGACTTTCTAATCAGCGGTAGCTACGAGCTGACAGAGGATTTGGTTCTTGACGCGGGATTCGAAATATCGTCAAGTTACGGTTTAAGTATCGGGCTAACAAAATTCTTTGAGAAGGCTTCCGTACGCGTTGGCTTGGAAATGGGAGATATACTTAATCCTTTCCAAGACAGTTATCTAAAAATTTCGGGCAAGGTCAGCTTCTAA
- a CDS encoding tetratricopeptide repeat protein, with translation MRKYLAVVVSLLLLTGFIFGATVSELNKLFYEARRDRDREKMLRVVAEIEKTPNYGKDAKLLTILADCYLELATWGVPDNEKEKTLEKARSNAEAAIKIDPKNGRAHYIAGAAIGRLAQYKGIVQSLFMLGDYDRYIDTAIKLLNENDEEERLYKTFALIAKGMRDRDVPWPLNNYKRSEEMFNQALKLTPNYPNIYLEMGYLYLKTGDKQKAKEMFEKVINSQPHPWLIKTHEEAVKDARSELAKLK, from the coding sequence GTGAGAAAGTACTTGGCTGTCGTAGTCAGCCTCTTGTTGCTCACAGGCTTCATCTTTGGTGCGACGGTTTCTGAGCTAAACAAACTCTTCTACGAAGCTCGACGCGATCGTGACCGCGAGAAGATGTTGAGAGTTGTTGCGGAAATTGAAAAGACACCGAACTATGGAAAAGATGCAAAATTACTCACCATTCTGGCTGACTGTTATCTGGAACTTGCAACGTGGGGTGTACCCGATAACGAGAAGGAAAAGACTCTCGAAAAGGCTCGTTCCAACGCAGAAGCTGCGATCAAGATTGATCCAAAAAATGGAAGAGCACACTACATCGCTGGTGCTGCGATAGGAAGGCTCGCGCAGTATAAGGGCATTGTCCAAAGCTTGTTCATGCTTGGGGACTACGATAGATACATCGACACAGCCATCAAGTTGTTGAATGAAAATGACGAAGAAGAGAGGCTTTACAAAACATTCGCACTGATTGCCAAGGGAATGAGGGATCGGGACGTACCGTGGCCACTTAATAACTACAAACGCTCCGAAGAGATGTTTAACCAGGCCCTGAAGCTAACACCAAATTATCCAAACATTTACCTGGAAATGGGATACCTGTACCTGAAGACAGGTGACAAGCAGAAAGCCAAAGAAATGTTTGAGAAAGTTATAAACTCACAGCCACATCCGTGGTTGATAAAGACGCACGAAGAAGCTGTAAAAGACGCACGAAGCGAGCTGGCAAAATTGAAGTGA
- a CDS encoding GGDEF domain-containing protein produces the protein MSKGEKYIFLSLGFAVTLMLTTMYLLNKFSEPKGLMLDSWTSVVPFYEKVNGPSSKVLRTHFSLPQELRNSEVLALVFQKVIANQVKIYLNGELISQYGSSSGNLWPAPIVVRIPKHLLKDENELSIELFALVNYGISYVPYICNYEDALKATQRQLVLRNNFNLFSIGASLFMTLLMLMIGFVVVGISKRQYLYLSGSAFLMSLGLVQFTYRETSFRDFWYLFYEKMAIVVPVPVLTLIYLYIAERYGRKTSSLRFKLLKIIALLMTLLVLLAPTIRIFHAFSEVSQIYGLFLMILTLWQILYVGAYEFCFAIFFLFLTAIQSIAVLLSRSPGELTLPYGRIVYLLAIGFEAIRHFRSISKRKEELELENYIDSLTGAYNRKYIDLLENSGTLVLMDLDKFKEINDKYGHHKGDEFLAKFADLIRSNIRSEDIFIRLGGDEFCLVLKGKDYREVVDRLYNLVRNHLGLSFSYGVASLDEARDFDEAYRIADEELYRRKRGEV, from the coding sequence GTGAGCAAAGGCGAAAAGTATATATTTTTGTCCCTTGGTTTTGCTGTTACACTAATGCTTACCACGATGTATCTTCTTAACAAGTTCAGTGAACCTAAAGGCCTCATGCTGGATAGTTGGACTTCAGTTGTCCCTTTTTACGAAAAAGTTAACGGTCCGAGCAGTAAGGTACTTCGCACGCATTTCTCACTTCCGCAGGAGTTAAGAAACAGCGAAGTTTTAGCACTCGTTTTTCAGAAGGTTATCGCCAACCAAGTGAAAATTTACCTCAACGGCGAACTGATAAGTCAATACGGTTCAAGTTCGGGGAACCTCTGGCCCGCGCCGATAGTTGTTAGGATTCCAAAACACTTGTTGAAAGATGAAAACGAACTGTCCATTGAACTTTTCGCACTGGTGAATTACGGGATCAGCTACGTACCATACATCTGTAATTACGAGGATGCGCTCAAAGCTACGCAACGACAACTGGTTTTGCGGAACAACTTCAACCTTTTTTCGATTGGTGCCTCGCTTTTCATGACACTTCTGATGTTGATGATTGGGTTCGTTGTAGTTGGAATTTCTAAACGTCAGTATCTGTATCTCTCAGGCTCAGCTTTTCTAATGTCCCTCGGTTTAGTCCAGTTTACCTATCGGGAGACGAGTTTTCGTGATTTCTGGTATCTGTTTTACGAAAAGATGGCGATAGTTGTTCCAGTTCCGGTTTTGACACTGATATACTTGTACATCGCGGAGAGATACGGAAGAAAAACATCAAGTCTGCGATTCAAACTCCTGAAGATTATAGCACTTTTAATGACGTTACTCGTACTTCTCGCTCCCACTATTCGAATTTTCCACGCGTTTTCCGAAGTTTCGCAAATTTACGGGCTCTTCCTCATGATACTCACGTTATGGCAAATCCTTTACGTTGGAGCTTATGAATTTTGCTTCGCGATCTTCTTCTTGTTCTTGACAGCTATACAATCAATTGCTGTTCTACTCTCGAGAAGCCCAGGCGAACTGACACTTCCCTATGGTCGGATAGTTTACTTGTTGGCCATAGGTTTCGAGGCAATAAGGCACTTTAGGAGTATTTCCAAGCGAAAGGAAGAACTCGAGCTTGAGAACTACATTGATTCGCTCACCGGAGCTTACAACAGGAAGTACATCGACTTATTAGAAAACAGTGGAACTTTAGTGTTGATGGACCTGGATAAGTTCAAAGAAATCAACGATAAGTACGGACATCACAAAGGTGATGAATTTCTTGCTAAGTTCGCTGATCTAATACGTTCGAACATAAGGTCTGAGGATATATTCATCAGGCTCGGTGGAGATGAGTTCTGCCTTGTGTTGAAGGGAAAGGATTATCGGGAAGTGGTTGACAGATTGTACAATCTGGTCCGAAACCACCTGGGTTTAAGTTTTTCGTACGGTGTGGCCAGTCTTGATGAGGCAAGGGATTTTGATGAGGCATATCGAATTGCGGATGAAGAGTTGTACAGGCGAAAACGCGGGGAAGTTTAA
- a CDS encoding bifunctional aspartate carbamoyltransferase catalytic subunit/aspartate carbamoyltransferase regulatory subunit, with protein MKRDFLSRTLAVINDFSVQEQLFLYHQTKRLKEKVRNGEDTSEFQIKRNVGIYIVFVEPSTRTKESFINAAKFHKNAKVNIFESEHSSFNKQESYVDTFNMLTGYSEYSIFVLRTRLEGVCRLLERKVGEFADRHGIMRPAFINGGDGKHEHPTQELLDEFTFLEQMNFDNSHIHIALIGDLLHGRTVHSKADGLKVFKNVEVDLIAPEELQMPTSYIEKMKRNGFEVRLYSSIDEYLSSGKIAPIWYFTRLQLERMGEDILEKAHILKRAVTFRKDMLDKVPEGTKFYHPLPRPKIDPEIPTFLDNLPLNGWETQAINGYWVRVVLLSMLGGALEADFDTTKKEEEPLEEFIVPAPIVDGTKGVEKEGKRGIKPVESGTVIDHIAKGKTSDEIYNTITKIRRILKLYDVDSADGIFRSADGNLKGYISLPNRYLSFKEIKKLAAISPGTTVNIVKDRRVVEKYRLKLPPRIYNFEELQCKNENCITHPKNGENVMASFVQVDGKFICEYCETAHEYHEIWKI; from the coding sequence ATGAAGAGAGACTTCCTAAGTAGGACCTTAGCGGTTATCAACGATTTTTCGGTGCAGGAACAACTTTTCCTCTACCATCAAACCAAGCGGTTGAAGGAAAAAGTACGAAACGGTGAGGACACATCGGAATTCCAGATCAAACGAAACGTCGGTATTTACATTGTATTTGTGGAACCGTCCACAAGGACGAAAGAATCGTTTATAAACGCGGCAAAGTTCCACAAAAACGCAAAAGTGAACATTTTCGAATCCGAACATTCGTCCTTCAACAAGCAGGAGAGTTACGTTGATACTTTCAACATGTTAACCGGCTACAGTGAATACTCGATTTTCGTGTTGCGTACCCGTCTGGAAGGTGTTTGCAGGTTACTTGAGAGAAAGGTTGGAGAGTTCGCCGACCGCCATGGAATAATGAGGCCCGCTTTCATTAACGGTGGTGATGGTAAGCACGAACATCCTACCCAAGAACTCCTCGATGAGTTCACCTTCCTTGAACAGATGAACTTCGATAACTCGCATATACATATAGCACTCATCGGAGACCTTCTGCACGGTCGGACCGTTCACTCGAAAGCCGATGGTCTTAAGGTCTTCAAAAACGTCGAAGTCGACCTGATCGCACCCGAAGAACTCCAGATGCCTACCAGTTACATTGAAAAGATGAAAAGAAACGGCTTTGAGGTGCGACTGTACAGCTCCATAGACGAATACCTATCAAGTGGAAAAATTGCGCCTATTTGGTACTTCACAAGACTCCAGCTCGAACGTATGGGAGAGGACATACTCGAAAAAGCTCACATTTTGAAAAGGGCTGTTACGTTCAGAAAGGACATGCTCGATAAGGTTCCAGAAGGAACGAAGTTTTACCATCCACTTCCAAGACCCAAGATTGACCCTGAGATTCCTACCTTCCTCGATAACCTACCACTCAACGGTTGGGAAACACAGGCTATTAACGGTTACTGGGTTCGTGTCGTGCTTCTTTCCATGTTAGGTGGTGCACTTGAAGCGGACTTCGATACTACGAAGAAAGAAGAAGAGCCTCTCGAAGAGTTCATCGTTCCAGCACCGATTGTAGATGGCACTAAAGGTGTTGAAAAGGAAGGAAAACGCGGTATCAAGCCGGTTGAAAGCGGTACCGTGATCGATCACATCGCAAAAGGTAAGACGAGTGATGAAATCTACAATACCATCACAAAGATACGAAGGATTTTGAAACTCTACGATGTTGATAGTGCCGATGGAATATTTAGATCCGCGGATGGCAATTTGAAAGGATACATAAGCCTACCGAATAGGTATCTTTCCTTCAAAGAAATCAAGAAACTTGCCGCCATCTCACCTGGAACAACGGTAAACATCGTTAAAGACAGAAGAGTTGTCGAAAAGTACCGTCTGAAGTTACCACCGAGAATATACAACTTTGAAGAACTCCAGTGCAAGAATGAGAATTGCATCACCCATCCGAAAAATGGTGAAAACGTCATGGCATCGTTCGTGCAAGTCGACGGAAAATTCATCTGCGAGTACTGTGAAACCGCGCACGAGTACCATGAGATTTGGAAAATATGA
- a CDS encoding class II glutamine amidotransferase produces MCRMAGFSLVNPGGIGWISEFVSRMAREGKGAPHGDGFGYVLVSDDAFVYAKFFTPIYESNEKPAGTFKLGIVHARKASEGVPLGVRQVHPFYSGEKFFAHNGTVFSAARTNPYESDTFDYFASVKDFENFQGLVLKIRSFAQSNRYSGLNFLMLDTLENALYVCCLFNSERTDDYFVLHYKESSEGFFVFSEKYDNSYQTMANGEVLKVLNGRIVERGNVFDA; encoded by the coding sequence TTGTGTCGAATGGCAGGATTTTCGCTCGTTAATCCCGGAGGGATAGGTTGGATCTCGGAGTTCGTTTCCAGAATGGCAAGAGAAGGCAAGGGGGCACCGCATGGAGACGGGTTCGGTTACGTACTTGTGAGTGATGACGCTTTCGTTTATGCAAAATTCTTCACTCCGATTTACGAGAGCAATGAAAAACCGGCTGGTACCTTTAAGTTGGGTATCGTACACGCGCGAAAGGCATCGGAAGGCGTTCCGCTGGGAGTAAGACAAGTCCATCCGTTTTACAGTGGTGAGAAATTCTTCGCACACAACGGTACCGTTTTCTCTGCGGCACGGACAAATCCGTACGAGAGCGATACGTTTGACTATTTTGCAAGTGTAAAAGATTTCGAGAACTTTCAGGGACTCGTTTTGAAGATAAGAAGCTTTGCACAGTCGAATCGCTATTCTGGCCTAAACTTTCTTATGCTTGATACACTGGAGAATGCTTTGTACGTGTGCTGTTTGTTTAACAGTGAACGAACCGATGATTACTTTGTTCTTCACTACAAGGAATCCAGTGAGGGCTTTTTCGTGTTTTCCGAGAAGTACGATAATAGTTACCAAACGATGGCCAACGGAGAGGTGCTCAAGGTATTGAACGGCAGGATAGTTGAAAGGGGTAATGTATTCGATGCTTGA
- the lysA gene encoding diaminopimelate decarboxylase yields MLEDSNFQTMLERTIKTVVEHYGTPLYVYVKDVIRYQLAKVKRVFEGVRMLPTFACKANNNPRLIQLFLEEGFGTDIVSLGEYHASELAGVPRERIVWNGNGKTKAEMGFLKDKVGFINVDSVEEAQRWADFQSDANFFIRINPDVDPRTHPHISTGIRETKFGVHIDLIDEALSVLRKQGKKVLGFHIHIGSQITEVEPFLEAISIGVELSKKYGFGCINIGGGWGINYSGKELNLEEYRSKVVPLFSSFELVIIELGRYLIGPAGILVAKVEYVKRTPYKTFVVLDVGMNALVRPAMYGAHHGVHVLEPEEPWEESIVDVVGPLCETGDVIARNRSIPIPKCGSLMIVEDVGAYGFSMASNYNSHPRPAEVLIDLSTNEIRLIRRRESIEDLFRNVE; encoded by the coding sequence ATGCTTGAAGATAGCAACTTCCAGACGATGTTAGAGCGGACGATAAAAACGGTGGTGGAGCATTACGGTACACCGTTGTACGTGTACGTTAAAGATGTCATCCGATATCAACTGGCGAAGGTTAAAAGGGTCTTTGAGGGCGTGAGGATGCTTCCAACGTTCGCGTGTAAAGCGAACAACAATCCACGGTTAATTCAGTTGTTCCTGGAAGAGGGATTCGGCACGGACATTGTTTCTTTGGGTGAATACCACGCTTCGGAACTTGCCGGCGTTCCACGCGAACGAATTGTTTGGAACGGGAACGGTAAAACAAAAGCGGAAATGGGGTTTCTGAAGGATAAAGTTGGATTCATAAATGTTGACTCTGTGGAGGAAGCTCAACGATGGGCTGACTTCCAATCCGACGCAAACTTTTTCATCAGAATAAATCCCGATGTTGATCCTCGAACACACCCTCACATCTCCACCGGTATTCGCGAAACGAAATTTGGTGTGCACATTGATTTGATCGACGAGGCTCTGAGCGTCTTAAGAAAGCAAGGAAAAAAGGTGCTTGGCTTTCACATCCACATCGGTTCACAAATCACGGAGGTTGAACCTTTTCTCGAAGCCATAAGTATCGGTGTGGAGCTTTCAAAAAAGTACGGATTTGGATGCATCAACATCGGTGGTGGTTGGGGAATAAACTACAGCGGAAAAGAGTTGAACCTTGAGGAGTACAGAAGCAAGGTAGTACCTTTGTTTTCGAGTTTCGAACTGGTGATAATTGAGCTTGGTAGGTACCTCATCGGACCAGCTGGTATCTTGGTTGCGAAGGTTGAGTACGTTAAGAGGACACCTTACAAAACCTTCGTGGTCCTCGATGTAGGTATGAACGCTCTGGTAAGACCGGCCATGTACGGTGCACACCACGGCGTGCACGTACTTGAACCTGAAGAACCGTGGGAAGAGAGTATCGTGGATGTTGTTGGTCCTCTGTGTGAAACTGGCGATGTCATTGCGCGAAATCGCTCCATCCCCATTCCGAAGTGCGGAAGTCTGATGATCGTAGAAGACGTCGGAGCCTACGGCTTTTCGATGGCAAGCAACTACAACAGCCATCCGAGACCGGCGGAGGTACTTATTGATCTATCGACAAACGAAATCAGACTAATCAGAAGGCGCGAAAGTATTGAAGATTTATTCAGAAACGTAGAATAG
- a CDS encoding Rid family detoxifying hydrolase produces MEFLRFKSGPKPVGPYSQAVKVGNLIFFSGILPIVPSTGELITEDVSKATEQILRNLEAMLSEIGLSLNSVVKTTIYTTKLEEFGKINETYEKFFSQNAPNYPARTTVGVSQLPKGATVEMDFVVCSEH; encoded by the coding sequence GTGGAGTTCTTGAGATTTAAAAGCGGTCCAAAACCGGTCGGTCCGTACTCGCAAGCGGTCAAGGTTGGAAATCTGATTTTCTTCTCTGGGATTTTGCCGATTGTACCAAGTACGGGGGAGCTTATTACCGAGGATGTTTCTAAGGCTACGGAACAGATTCTGAGAAATCTCGAAGCCATGCTCTCGGAGATAGGTTTATCGCTAAATAGTGTCGTAAAGACAACAATTTACACTACCAAGCTTGAGGAATTTGGGAAAATCAACGAAACCTACGAGAAATTCTTCTCGCAAAACGCACCGAACTATCCAGCGAGAACAACGGTGGGGGTTAGTCAACTGCCCAAAGGTGCTACCGTTGAGATGGATTTTGTTGTCTGCTCGGAGCACTAA
- a CDS encoding energy-coupling factor ABC transporter ATP-binding protein has product MQLIVRHLSVYHNGVAVLTNVSTYFETGEITMVIGPNGSGKSTLLKALAGLVKYEGEIILPDGYEAVDELTGYVFQNPETQIIGSTVFEDVIFGLENIGLAPTEIEKRANYVLELLELSNLRDSDPYYLSGGQKQRLAIASILALEPEFLLLDEVTAMLDKSGKREVLEAIVRLKNLNKGIVVATHELDLFSQIADRCIYIRDGRIVFDGQPADGIEMYKREMGAEFLYR; this is encoded by the coding sequence ATGCAGCTTATCGTCCGTCACTTATCAGTATACCACAACGGTGTTGCCGTTTTAACGAACGTCTCTACATATTTTGAAACTGGTGAAATCACGATGGTCATCGGACCAAACGGGTCTGGTAAATCAACATTACTCAAAGCACTTGCAGGTTTGGTGAAGTACGAAGGTGAGATAATACTTCCGGATGGATACGAAGCCGTTGACGAGTTGACCGGATACGTCTTTCAAAATCCCGAAACGCAGATCATCGGTAGCACGGTTTTCGAGGATGTGATCTTTGGACTTGAGAACATTGGACTCGCACCGACCGAGATAGAGAAGCGGGCCAATTACGTGTTGGAACTCCTCGAACTTTCGAACCTGAGAGACAGCGACCCATATTATCTTTCGGGTGGTCAGAAACAACGCCTCGCAATCGCATCGATATTGGCACTGGAACCGGAGTTTCTATTACTCGACGAGGTAACCGCGATGCTCGATAAAAGCGGAAAACGCGAGGTGCTTGAAGCTATCGTGAGACTCAAGAACTTAAATAAGGGCATCGTCGTCGCAACGCACGAGCTCGACCTCTTCTCGCAAATCGCCGACAGGTGTATCTACATACGTGATGGACGCATAGTCTTTGACGGCCAACCCGCCGATGGTATTGAGATGTACAAACGCGAAATGGGTGCGGAGTTTTTGTACAGGTGA
- a CDS encoding YitT family protein: MKEQVKEYVLSTIGVLLTALGLVIFFIPNNIAAGGASGLAMILHKLVGGIPVGVWLYILNILLFALGFILVGKDFSFKTIYSTFMLNFFVDLFDRLLKIPKYQGSDLMLAVFFGNILTSIGMAIAFANNSSTGGTDIVAKILSKYFHTPIGTTLLMVDFAIGILAGFTFDARTGMYALLAIIIGGVMIDFVLRGLELSITVTIISQKNDEIKKYILENLERGATILKAVGAYSGKPFDVLYVALRRRELGEVLNVIRHIDPNAFVIVHEARYVLGEGFRKIDKVV; the protein is encoded by the coding sequence ATGAAGGAACAAGTCAAGGAGTACGTCCTCTCAACTATAGGTGTTCTCCTGACAGCGCTTGGATTGGTCATTTTCTTCATTCCCAACAACATCGCGGCCGGTGGTGCGAGCGGTTTGGCGATGATACTCCACAAACTCGTCGGTGGAATTCCCGTCGGCGTTTGGCTTTACATTCTTAACATCCTACTTTTTGCCCTGGGGTTCATACTCGTTGGAAAGGACTTCAGCTTCAAAACGATTTACTCGACGTTCATGCTGAACTTCTTCGTCGACCTGTTCGATAGGCTGTTGAAAATTCCCAAGTACCAGGGAAGCGATTTGATGTTGGCGGTGTTCTTTGGTAACATTTTAACTTCTATAGGCATGGCCATAGCCTTTGCAAACAACTCATCCACCGGTGGGACTGATATCGTTGCGAAGATTCTCTCCAAGTATTTCCATACCCCCATCGGTACCACGCTACTCATGGTCGACTTTGCCATCGGTATCCTCGCTGGATTCACTTTCGATGCGCGAACTGGTATGTATGCACTACTTGCTATTATCATCGGTGGTGTAATGATTGACTTTGTACTCAGAGGTCTTGAGCTCTCAATTACCGTGACGATCATCTCGCAGAAAAACGACGAGATAAAAAAGTACATCCTCGAAAATTTGGAACGTGGTGCCACGATCCTGAAAGCCGTTGGTGCGTACTCGGGAAAACCGTTCGACGTGCTCTACGTTGCCTTGCGCAGGAGGGAACTTGGTGAAGTTTTGAACGTGATAAGGCACATCGATCCGAATGCGTTCGTCATCGTTCACGAAGCCAGATACGTTTTGGGAGAGGGATTCAGGAAGATAGATAAAGTTGTTTGA